The Paenibacillus beijingensis nucleotide sequence TTCGAATATTGTATTATCTCGGCGTGCGCGCGCTTGGTCTGACATGGAACCATGCCAACTGGGCAGCCGACGGGGTGATGGAGCCGAGGGGCGGCGGCCTGACGGGGAAAGGGCGTCAGCTTGTCCGGAATTGCAATGAGTTGGGTATGATGCTTGATGTCTCGCACTTGACGGATCAAGGGTTTTGGGAGGTTGTCGAATTAACGAACCGTCCCCTAATCGCTTCCCATTCCAACAGCCGGAAATTATGTCCGCATCCGCGCAATTTGACCGACGATCAAATCCGGACACTAGTGGCGATGGACGGAAGAATCGGCATTACATATGTTCCCTGGTTTGTAACCAGCGAAGGGGAAGCGTCGGTTTCCGGGGTCGTTCGGCATGTAGACCATGTATGCAGCTTGGGCGGGGAGAAGCACGTGATGCTCGGATCGGACTTCGACGGCATAGACCGTCATGTTGCCGGTCTTGCCCACCCCGGTGAAGTATGGAGATTAACCGAACAGCTTCTTCAGCACTATAAAGAAGAGCAGGTTCGAGGCTTCATGTCGGAAAATGCGCTCCGTTATTTGGATCAAAATTTGCCGGATTGAACGAAGGAAAAGGCATTCGGTCGATAGAGGCTGCATGCCTTTTTTGACTCCAATGGTAAGAGATAGTAATATACGAAGAGATCAAGCGACAATAAGGAGAGAACTACATGTCTAAAAATGTGCCAGTCGGCGTGTCAGCACGTCATATTCATCTATCCGCAGCTCATGTTGAAGCGCTGTTCGGACCGGGTGCGGGATTAACGGAAATGAAGCCGCTCTCCCAGCCGGGCCAGTTCGCCGCGGGCGAGACGGTTGCCGTCGTCGGACCGAAAGGGACGTTCCCGAAAGTCCGCATTCTCGGACCGGCGCGCAAAGCGACCCAGTTGGAAGTTTCCCGTACCGACGCGT carries:
- a CDS encoding dipeptidase, which codes for MNRFGVVDFHCDVLSKLLENDKLRFAEDGPREEGAKELDVTWERLRASGSLFQMFAIYIPERMGKTMTPILQSVDLFMRRIEALPGIAFVRTRCQLREALQNGKTGAMLSLEGVDGLQGDFIALRILYYLGVRALGLTWNHANWAADGVMEPRGGGLTGKGRQLVRNCNELGMMLDVSHLTDQGFWEVVELTNRPLIASHSNSRKLCPHPRNLTDDQIRTLVAMDGRIGITYVPWFVTSEGEASVSGVVRHVDHVCSLGGEKHVMLGSDFDGIDRHVAGLAHPGEVWRLTEQLLQHYKEEQVRGFMSENALRYLDQNLPD